From a region of the Trichocoleus desertorum ATA4-8-CV12 genome:
- a CDS encoding DUF1211 domain-containing protein → MVSFLVIGAIWINHHAMFHHIVRVDGTLLLLNVLHLMLIAFLPFPTAVLAEAFHRGTDEPIAAAFYGGILTVIGIFVNIMWRYATRGGQLLSPHTTPTKIRKLNRQFLVGPIVYAIATGIALVFP, encoded by the coding sequence GTGGTCAGCTTTCTGGTGATCGGTGCCATCTGGATCAACCACCACGCCATGTTTCACCACATCGTTCGCGTAGATGGAACGCTGTTGCTGCTGAACGTCCTCCACCTGATGCTAATCGCATTCCTACCGTTCCCAACCGCCGTGCTCGCCGAAGCATTTCACCGGGGAACAGACGAGCCAATTGCTGCTGCCTTCTATGGTGGGATTTTGACCGTGATTGGTATCTTCGTCAACATTATGTGGCGGTATGCAACTCGTGGAGGGCAGTTGCTCAGTCCTCACACCACGCCAACAAAGATACGGAAGCTCAATCGGCAGTTCCTTGTTGGACCGATCGTTTATGCGATCGCCACCGGGATTGCGCTGGTCTTCCCCTAG
- a CDS encoding cobalamin-binding protein → MVNPELRIVSLIPSATEILAQLGLLNQIVGRSHECDYPVEIQTRPVCTEPKFNPVGTSAEIHDRVTDLLQSALSVYRVKTEVLEQLKPTHILTQAQCEVCAVNLADVEQAVATLTQTQPQIISLQPNTLNDVWDDIERVAIALGLESQPSLSHLQARVEACATKTKTLSDRPTVVCIEWAEPLMAAGNWIPELVELAGGQSLFGIVGQHSPWLQWDALVTADPDVIILMPCGYDLERTHQDAIALAKHPEWSTLRAVQAGNVYITDGNQYFNRPGPRLVDSLEILAEILHPHLFDFGYEESAKRLGTA, encoded by the coding sequence ATGGTTAATCCAGAGCTAAGAATTGTCTCTTTAATTCCTAGTGCCACTGAGATTCTGGCCCAGTTAGGTCTGCTCAATCAAATTGTCGGGCGATCGCACGAATGTGATTATCCGGTAGAGATTCAAACCCGTCCAGTTTGCACAGAACCTAAATTTAACCCGGTAGGTACGAGTGCAGAAATTCACGATCGCGTGACTGACTTGCTCCAATCCGCGCTCAGCGTTTATCGAGTTAAAACTGAAGTTTTAGAGCAGTTAAAGCCGACTCACATTCTGACCCAAGCTCAATGTGAAGTTTGTGCTGTCAATCTAGCTGATGTTGAGCAAGCCGTGGCTACACTTACCCAGACTCAACCGCAAATTATCTCGCTACAACCCAATACGCTAAACGATGTTTGGGATGACATTGAACGAGTGGCGATCGCTTTGGGGCTCGAAAGTCAACCTAGCTTAAGCCACCTACAAGCAAGAGTGGAAGCTTGTGCAACCAAAACCAAAACTCTTAGCGATCGCCCCACGGTGGTTTGTATTGAATGGGCCGAACCGTTGATGGCCGCAGGCAATTGGATACCTGAGTTAGTTGAGTTAGCCGGAGGCCAATCCTTATTTGGCATCGTTGGTCAGCACTCGCCCTGGTTGCAATGGGATGCCTTAGTAACTGCCGACCCTGATGTGATAATTTTGATGCCCTGTGGTTATGACCTGGAACGCACTCATCAAGATGCGATCGCTTTAGCTAAACATCCTGAATGGTCAACGTTGCGAGCGGTGCAAGCAGGCAATGTTTATATTACAGATGGCAATCAATATTTCAACCGTCCTGGCCCTCGACTCGTAGATTCCTTAGAAATCCTAGCCGAGATTTTACATCCTCATTTATTTGATTTTGGCTATGAGGAGAGCGCAAAAAGGTTGGGGACAGCTTGA
- a CDS encoding AraC family transcriptional regulator — translation MNATRMSEKSGGALMNDPQAKREADRARANREELTERIAQAIRQDGTIEPLKGLHFYRISSPSECIHSVSIPAFCVIAQGSKEVLLGGDRYQYDPMHYLLGTVELPIASRILEATQERPYLGLRLDLDPTLVGSAMVEAGYPSAQRGASVKAIDVSLLDADLLDAVVRLVRLVNSPAEAHVLAPLIKREIIYRLLMGEQGVRLRQIAVLGGYTHHIARAVDRLRQDFNQPLRIEDVARELGMSVSGFHHHFKSVTAMSPLQFQKQLRLQEARRLMLGQNLDATSAAYRVGYDDASHFNREYKRLFGAPPMRDVERLREAVRETASLI, via the coding sequence ATGAACGCTACAAGAATGAGTGAAAAGTCCGGTGGAGCGTTGATGAATGACCCACAGGCAAAGCGCGAAGCAGACAGAGCGCGAGCCAACCGAGAGGAACTAACGGAGCGAATTGCCCAAGCAATCCGTCAGGATGGAACGATCGAGCCACTGAAAGGATTGCACTTTTATCGCATCTCCTCTCCTTCGGAATGCATCCATAGTGTCTCGATTCCTGCCTTTTGTGTGATTGCTCAGGGCAGCAAAGAAGTACTACTGGGGGGCGATCGCTATCAGTACGACCCAATGCATTATTTGCTGGGGACGGTCGAACTGCCGATTGCCAGCCGAATCCTAGAAGCAACCCAGGAAAGACCGTACCTGGGACTTCGGCTCGATCTCGACCCTACTCTCGTGGGTTCAGCCATGGTTGAGGCAGGCTATCCCTCAGCACAACGCGGTGCCAGTGTGAAAGCGATTGATGTGAGTCTATTGGATGCAGACCTGTTGGATGCTGTGGTGCGGCTTGTCAGGTTAGTAAATTCCCCTGCTGAAGCACATGTCCTGGCACCACTCATTAAGCGGGAGATTATTTATCGGCTCCTGATGGGAGAGCAAGGAGTGCGGCTGCGTCAGATTGCCGTTCTCGGTGGCTACACCCACCACATCGCCAGAGCCGTCGATCGACTGCGTCAAGACTTTAACCAGCCGCTTCGGATTGAAGATGTCGCCCGAGAGCTGGGCATGAGTGTCTCGGGCTTTCACCACCACTTCAAGTCGGTCACGGCCATGAGTCCCTTGCAGTTTCAGAAACAACTGCGGCTTCAAGAGGCTCGCCGTCTGATGTTGGGGCAAAACCTGGATGCGACCAGTGCGGCTTATCGTGTAGGTTATGACGATGCCTCACACTTTAACCGAGAGTACAAGCGGCTCTTTGGCGCACCCCCGATGCGCGATGTGGAGCGGCTGCGAGAAGCGGTTAGGGAGACTGCTAGTTTAATCTGA
- a CDS encoding cupin domain-containing protein gives MKRLAIPVMTLFALGFAQAGHTQVSSSDLTQTVEITRSGAQPSTAGSADYFTGPVRINPLFPVHDPSRTSGASVAFEPGARTAWHTHPLGQTLLVTAGVGWVQQWGEPIQEIRPGDVVWIPPDVKHWHGATAATAMTHIAIHEALNGSPVDWMEQVSDEQYEGRS, from the coding sequence ATGAAACGGCTCGCAATACCTGTCATGACATTATTTGCTTTGGGGTTTGCACAGGCAGGACATACACAAGTCTCATCTAGCGATCTCACACAGACTGTAGAAATCACGCGGAGTGGTGCACAGCCTTCCACCGCAGGATCAGCCGACTATTTCACAGGTCCTGTACGCATCAACCCTCTTTTTCCGGTGCACGATCCGTCACGCACATCTGGTGCAAGTGTCGCCTTTGAGCCTGGTGCCCGAACTGCATGGCATACACATCCGCTGGGGCAGACCCTGCTTGTGACGGCTGGAGTTGGCTGGGTTCAGCAATGGGGTGAACCAATCCAGGAAATCAGACCCGGTGATGTCGTCTGGATTCCACCGGACGTAAAGCACTGGCACGGAGCCACAGCTGCCACAGCCATGACTCATATTGCCATTCACGAGGCGCTCAACGGCAGCCCTGTGGACTGGATGGAACAGGTCAGCGACGAGCAGTATGAGGGGAGATCCTGA
- a CDS encoding GNAT family N-acetyltransferase has product MANLKLVVVAYTEAKTLIQTIRHLVFQVEQGVTPALDFDGLDAESQHILASINGHAVGTTRLRHLNEQTVKIERLAVLPEFRNQGIGRQIMEAALEFLTQSQVKTVQLHAQLYIKDLYQKLGFVQVGDVFDEAGILHVKMQKQLREFQE; this is encoded by the coding sequence ATGGCGAACTTAAAGCTGGTAGTTGTGGCCTATACCGAAGCTAAAACGTTGATTCAAACCATTCGACACTTAGTTTTTCAAGTCGAGCAAGGTGTTACTCCAGCGCTAGATTTTGATGGACTAGATGCGGAGAGTCAACACATTCTAGCTTCTATTAATGGCCACGCTGTGGGTACAACGCGGCTGCGGCACTTAAATGAGCAAACCGTTAAGATCGAGCGGCTTGCTGTTTTACCAGAATTTCGCAACCAAGGAATTGGTCGTCAAATTATGGAGGCTGCACTTGAGTTTCTAACTCAATCTCAAGTCAAAACAGTGCAATTGCATGCTCAACTGTATATCAAAGACTTGTACCAAAAACTTGGCTTTGTTCAAGTTGGAGATGTGTTTGACGAAGCAGGCATTCTGCATGTCAAGATGCAAAAACAGTTGCGTGAATTCCAAGAATAA
- a CDS encoding SDR family oxidoreductase has translation MIKDKVTIITGASSGIGEATAKLLASKGAKVLLGARREDKLKQLVDEIQSAGGQAVYQVMDVVNPSDNAAIVKLAEETFGSVNVIFLNAGIMPTSPLSALKADEWNQTVDINIKGVLNGIAAVLPTFVSQKSGHVITTSSVAGLKAYPGGAIYGGTKWFVRDFMEVLRMESAQEGTNIRTATIYPAAINTELLNQITDQDAAEKMTKLYEQHGISPDRVANVVAFAIDQPEDTNVNEFTIGPTTQPW, from the coding sequence ATGATTAAAGACAAAGTTACGATTATTACCGGCGCGTCATCAGGGATTGGTGAAGCAACTGCAAAATTGCTGGCAAGTAAAGGCGCGAAAGTTCTATTGGGTGCGCGACGCGAGGACAAATTAAAACAACTGGTTGATGAAATTCAAAGTGCTGGTGGACAAGCCGTCTATCAAGTGATGGATGTGGTTAACCCCTCGGATAACGCTGCGATCGTCAAGCTTGCCGAGGAAACCTTTGGAAGTGTCAATGTTATTTTCTTGAACGCTGGCATCATGCCAACTTCTCCACTTTCTGCATTGAAAGCTGATGAATGGAATCAAACGGTTGATATCAATATCAAGGGTGTCCTCAATGGTATCGCGGCTGTATTGCCAACGTTTGTCAGCCAAAAGTCTGGGCATGTGATCACCACTTCATCGGTTGCTGGATTAAAAGCGTATCCAGGAGGTGCAATCTATGGTGGAACGAAATGGTTTGTACGCGATTTCATGGAAGTTCTTCGCATGGAGTCTGCCCAAGAAGGGACTAACATTCGGACTGCGACCATTTACCCTGCTGCAATTAACACTGAGTTGTTAAATCAGATTACTGATCAGGATGCGGCTGAAAAAATGACCAAGTTGTATGAGCAACATGGCATCTCACCCGATCGAGTCGCTAATGTGGTGGCGTTTGCGATCGACCAGCCAGAAGACACAAACGTGAACGAATTTACGATCGGTCCAACCACGCAACCCTGGTAA
- the pruA gene encoding L-glutamate gamma-semialdehyde dehydrogenase produces the protein MVVHISSRADEIQVQALEQLTQAIAQQLLTASRESRSFFAQMRDQMRWDDKLLAWAMSNPGLRVQLFRFIDCLPSLRSKTEIARHLQEYLGDSSVELPVALKGLLNFASPDSLPGQVAATTVSTAVETLAHKYIAGESVKQVLKTIERLRKDKMAFTVDLLGEAVITEVEAQSYLDRYLDLITQLTNAAKTWSKVEAIDQSEGEELEKVQVSVKLTAFYSQFDPLDDQGSEAKVSDRIRTLLRRAKELGAAVHFDMEQYVYKDLTLAILKQILMEEEFRSRTDIGITLQAYLRDSEQDLQGLVAWAKERGYPVTVRLVKGAYWDQEIIKAAQKDWPEPVYRDKSSTDANFEALTRILLENHEYLYAAIGSHNVRSQAYAIAIAQTLKIPRRRIELQVLYGMADKFAKALVEQGYRVRVYCPYGDLIPGMAYLIRRLLENTANSSFLRQNLEERPIAELLAPPQVTSADQADTASLPVSTHQAHFQNVPDTDYADLAQRQPALKAIATVQQQLGKAYWPLINGEYQQTEAQVDSVNPSNPTEVIGRIGLMSQVQADEAIAAAKAAFPAWQRTPAEQRANILRKAADLLNQRRAELAAWIVLEVGKPLREADGEVSEAIDFCRYYADEMERLEPGHSYDLAGETNRYHYRPRGIVLVISPWNFPLAIPTGMAVAALVAGNCTLLKPAEVSSVIIAKLTEILVEAGIPKGVFQYVPAKGSTAGAYMVKHPDVHMITFTGSQEVGCRIYADAAILQPGQRHLKRVVAEMGGKNAIIIDESADLDQAVQGVVQSAFGYSGQKCSACSRVIVMEPIYEGFVARLVEATRSLNVGDAAHPSTQVGPVIDAMARDRIKSYIEQGKSEAQVALEMPTPDTGYFVGPVVFSEVAPTAAIAQEEIFGPVLSVIRAQNFAEAVAIANGTQFALTGGLYSRTPSHIQQAQTEFEVGNLYINRGITGAIVARQPFGGFKLSGVGSKAGGPDYLLQFLEPYAVTENIQRQGFAPLEGVD, from the coding sequence ATGGTTGTCCACATCTCCAGTCGAGCCGACGAAATTCAAGTTCAAGCATTAGAACAACTGACTCAAGCGATCGCCCAACAACTGTTGACAGCCTCGCGAGAAAGTCGCTCCTTTTTTGCTCAAATGCGCGACCAAATGCGCTGGGATGACAAGTTGCTGGCTTGGGCTATGAGTAATCCTGGGTTGCGGGTACAGCTCTTTCGCTTCATTGACTGCTTACCATCCCTGCGTAGCAAAACTGAGATTGCTCGACATTTACAAGAGTATTTAGGAGACTCCAGTGTGGAGTTACCAGTAGCGCTTAAAGGCTTGCTCAACTTTGCCAGTCCAGATTCGCTGCCAGGACAAGTTGCAGCTACAACCGTTTCAACTGCGGTAGAAACTCTGGCGCATAAATACATTGCTGGGGAAAGCGTCAAGCAAGTCTTAAAAACGATCGAACGACTGCGGAAAGACAAGATGGCCTTTACCGTTGACTTGCTCGGTGAAGCGGTGATCACAGAAGTAGAAGCACAATCCTATTTAGATCGCTATTTAGACTTGATTACCCAGTTGACCAATGCTGCCAAAACTTGGTCAAAGGTTGAAGCAATCGACCAATCAGAGGGGGAGGAACTTGAGAAAGTTCAGGTTTCGGTCAAGCTGACCGCGTTTTATTCCCAATTCGATCCGTTGGATGATCAAGGCAGCGAAGCCAAAGTGAGCGATCGCATCCGGACTCTTTTACGACGAGCCAAGGAGCTTGGGGCTGCGGTTCACTTTGATATGGAGCAGTATGTTTACAAAGATTTGACCCTAGCGATTCTCAAGCAAATCTTGATGGAAGAGGAGTTTCGCAGTCGTACCGATATTGGCATAACTTTGCAAGCTTACTTACGAGATAGTGAACAAGATTTACAAGGTTTAGTGGCTTGGGCCAAGGAACGTGGCTATCCCGTTACTGTGCGCTTGGTCAAAGGTGCTTATTGGGACCAAGAGATTATCAAGGCCGCGCAAAAAGATTGGCCAGAACCTGTTTATCGGGATAAATCTTCCACGGATGCTAACTTTGAGGCCCTGACACGCATCTTGCTAGAAAACCACGAATATCTCTATGCGGCGATCGGGAGCCACAACGTCCGATCGCAGGCTTATGCGATCGCGATCGCCCAAACTCTCAAGATTCCTCGGCGGCGGATTGAGTTGCAGGTGCTCTACGGCATGGCAGATAAATTTGCCAAAGCTCTGGTTGAGCAGGGATATCGAGTACGAGTTTATTGTCCTTATGGTGACTTGATTCCAGGGATGGCTTACCTGATTCGTCGTCTGCTGGAAAACACCGCCAACAGTTCTTTCCTGCGCCAAAATCTCGAAGAGCGACCGATCGCAGAACTTTTGGCACCTCCACAAGTGACGTCAGCGGATCAAGCAGACACCGCTTCACTTCCGGTTTCTACTCATCAGGCTCATTTTCAGAATGTTCCTGACACCGACTATGCTGATTTAGCCCAACGGCAACCTGCTCTAAAGGCGATCGCCACGGTGCAGCAGCAGTTAGGCAAAGCTTACTGGCCACTGATTAACGGCGAATATCAGCAGACAGAAGCTCAGGTAGATTCTGTTAATCCTTCTAATCCCACAGAAGTGATTGGCCGCATTGGTTTGATGAGTCAGGTTCAAGCAGATGAGGCGATCGCAGCGGCCAAGGCAGCATTCCCAGCTTGGCAACGCACCCCTGCTGAGCAACGAGCGAATATTCTCCGCAAAGCTGCTGATTTGCTCAACCAACGACGCGCTGAGCTAGCTGCTTGGATTGTGCTGGAAGTTGGCAAACCCTTGCGGGAAGCAGATGGCGAAGTCTCCGAGGCGATCGATTTCTGCCGCTATTACGCTGATGAGATGGAGCGGCTGGAGCCAGGGCATAGTTACGATTTAGCGGGTGAAACCAATCGCTACCACTACCGACCCAGAGGTATTGTGCTAGTGATTTCCCCTTGGAATTTCCCTTTGGCAATTCCGACCGGGATGGCTGTGGCAGCATTAGTAGCAGGTAACTGCACCCTACTCAAACCTGCCGAAGTTTCCTCGGTGATTATTGCTAAACTGACCGAAATCTTGGTGGAGGCGGGCATTCCCAAAGGCGTTTTTCAGTATGTGCCAGCCAAAGGATCAACCGCTGGCGCTTATATGGTGAAACACCCGGATGTCCACATGATTACGTTTACCGGATCTCAAGAGGTGGGTTGCCGCATTTATGCGGATGCTGCCATTTTGCAACCAGGACAAAGACACCTCAAACGGGTAGTTGCTGAAATGGGTGGCAAAAACGCCATCATTATTGATGAAAGCGCTGATTTGGACCAAGCGGTGCAAGGTGTGGTGCAGTCAGCCTTTGGCTATAGCGGTCAAAAATGCTCTGCTTGCTCACGAGTCATTGTGATGGAGCCAATCTACGAAGGGTTTGTGGCTCGACTAGTAGAAGCAACGCGATCGCTGAATGTGGGGGATGCGGCTCATCCTAGTACTCAAGTTGGGCCTGTCATTGATGCTATGGCCCGCGATCGCATCAAGAGTTATATCGAACAAGGCAAATCTGAAGCCCAAGTTGCTTTAGAAATGCCAACTCCAGACACAGGATATTTTGTGGGGCCTGTGGTTTTTAGCGAAGTCGCTCCTACCGCCGCGATCGCCCAGGAAGAAATTTTTGGGCCAGTTTTATCGGTGATTCGGGCGCAGAATTTTGCTGAAGCTGTGGCGATCGCCAATGGTACGCAGTTTGCGCTTACAGGTGGTCTTTACTCTCGCACTCCCTCTCACATCCAGCAAGCTCAGACCGAGTTTGAAGTGGGCAATTTGTACATCAATCGAGGCATTACAGGCGCGATCGTAGCCCGGCAACCTTTCGGCGGCTTCAAGCTCTCTGGGGTTGGCTCCAAAGCAGGTGGCCCCGATTATCTACTGCAATTTTTAGAACCCTATGCGGTCACAGAGAATATCCAGCGGCAAGGCTTTGCCCCACTCGAAGGCGTGGACTAA
- a CDS encoding alpha/beta hydrolase, translating to MSAICTTAAFAIDQTRASRQISQTPVQQPAVVEGAENFYKSGQVTMQRVTFRNQYNMQVVGNLFIPKDLDQNTNHPAIIVGHPMGAVKEQSANLYAQKLSEQGFITLSLDLSFWGESEGQPRNVVTPDIYAEDFSAAVDFLGTQSFVDRNRIGVLGICGSGSFVISAAKIDSRMKAIATVSMYDMGAASRNGLRRSTTLEHRKQAIAQAAEQRYVEFTGGETQYTGGTVHELNENSTAIEREFYDFYRTARGEYTPKSSSPQLTTHPTLTSNVKFLNFYPFNDIETISPRPMLFITGDNAHSREFSEDAYQRAAEPKELYIVPNAGHVDLYDRENLIPWDKLASFFNQHLSR from the coding sequence ATGAGTGCGATCTGTACAACAGCAGCATTTGCGATCGACCAAACACGCGCCTCGCGTCAAATCTCCCAAACACCCGTACAGCAGCCTGCTGTGGTCGAGGGGGCAGAAAACTTCTACAAGAGCGGCCAAGTAACGATGCAAAGAGTGACGTTCAGAAACCAATACAACATGCAGGTTGTTGGGAATCTCTTCATTCCTAAAGACTTGGATCAGAACACCAATCATCCGGCAATCATTGTCGGGCACCCAATGGGCGCAGTCAAAGAACAGAGCGCCAATCTGTATGCCCAAAAGCTGTCTGAGCAAGGATTCATCACCTTGTCCCTTGATTTATCCTTCTGGGGCGAGAGTGAAGGGCAGCCTCGCAACGTTGTTACGCCGGATATTTATGCTGAGGATTTTAGTGCTGCGGTCGATTTTCTGGGCACTCAGTCATTTGTTGATAGAAACCGGATTGGCGTTCTTGGGATTTGCGGCAGCGGCAGCTTCGTCATCAGCGCTGCCAAGATCGACTCGCGCATGAAGGCGATCGCGACGGTCAGTATGTATGACATGGGTGCAGCCAGCCGTAACGGGCTGAGACGTTCTACAACCCTCGAACATAGGAAGCAAGCGATCGCACAGGCGGCTGAGCAACGCTATGTGGAGTTCACGGGCGGCGAAACCCAATACACAGGCGGAACCGTGCATGAACTGAATGAGAACTCCACCGCGATTGAGCGTGAGTTTTATGACTTCTACCGCACTGCCAGGGGCGAATACACCCCCAAAAGTTCGTCACCGCAACTGACAACCCATCCGACACTGACCAGCAACGTCAAATTCCTGAACTTCTACCCGTTCAATGACATTGAGACCATTTCGCCCCGTCCCATGCTGTTCATCACAGGTGATAACGCCCATTCGAGGGAGTTCAGCGAAGATGCCTATCAACGCGCAGCCGAACCAAAGGAACTCTACATCGTTCCAAACGCGGGACATGTCGATTTGTACGATCGGGAGAACCTGATTCCTTGGGACAAGCTTGCGTCCTTTTTCAATCAACATCTCAGTCGGTAA
- a CDS encoding SDR family oxidoreductase codes for MLSNSNGSFTGKVAFVTGAASGIGREAALTFAREGAKVVAADISEQGNQETVHLIEDQGGQAIAVKCDVTRSEDIKAALDKTVEAFGRLDFAFNNAGIEPRNPAPTAEYEEEEWNRIIDINLRGVFLCMKHEIPLILKQGGGAIVNTSSGAGIIGIKGSPAYTAAKHGVIGLTKAAALDYAAQNIHINAVCPGYIDTPMMGRFTGGTDEGRSQVIAEEPIGRMGKPEEIAAAVVWLCSDAAAFMVGHAMVIDGGQTVQ; via the coding sequence ATGCTATCTAACTCGAATGGAAGCTTCACAGGAAAAGTTGCGTTTGTGACTGGAGCAGCAAGCGGCATTGGTCGCGAGGCAGCGCTGACGTTTGCCCGTGAAGGCGCTAAGGTCGTAGCTGCTGACATTTCAGAACAGGGTAATCAAGAAACGGTACACCTGATTGAAGACCAGGGCGGACAGGCAATTGCTGTCAAGTGCGACGTAACGCGAAGCGAGGACATAAAGGCGGCTCTGGACAAGACCGTTGAGGCTTTTGGGCGATTGGACTTCGCCTTTAACAATGCGGGCATCGAGCCAAGAAATCCGGCTCCGACTGCGGAATACGAGGAAGAGGAGTGGAATCGGATCATCGACATCAACCTGCGCGGCGTTTTCCTGTGCATGAAGCACGAGATCCCACTGATCCTTAAACAGGGAGGCGGTGCGATCGTCAACACGTCGTCGGGAGCAGGAATCATCGGCATCAAGGGTAGTCCCGCGTACACTGCCGCGAAGCATGGTGTAATTGGTCTCACCAAGGCGGCAGCCCTCGACTACGCCGCACAGAACATCCACATCAACGCCGTCTGTCCCGGCTACATCGACACCCCAATGATGGGTCGCTTCACGGGCGGCACAGACGAAGGGCGATCGCAGGTGATTGCGGAGGAGCCGATTGGACGGATGGGCAAGCCTGAGGAGATCGCTGCGGCTGTCGTCTGGCTGTGCTCGGATGCGGCTGCCTTCATGGTTGGACACGCTATGGTCATCGACGGTGGTCAAACGGTGCAGTAA
- a CDS encoding Uma2 family endonuclease, with product MTSFTVDFNSVIDLTDEQFYQLCQKNRDLKFERSATGELIIMAPTGGDTGRSNFEISVELGIWNRQAKLGVAFDSSTGFKLPNGANRSPDVAWIQQARWNALTAEQKAGFIPLCPDFVIELVSPSDRLTTVQEKMQEYRENGVQLGWLLDRSSQQVEIYRRDRDVEILESPLTLSGEGILPRFVLSLDSVW from the coding sequence ATGACTAGCTTTACGGTTGACTTCAATTCGGTAATTGACCTAACCGACGAGCAATTCTATCAGCTCTGTCAGAAAAATCGTGATTTGAAATTTGAACGCTCTGCGACGGGAGAACTGATCATCATGGCACCCACGGGAGGAGATACGGGAAGAAGCAACTTTGAAATTTCGGTTGAGTTGGGCATCTGGAACCGCCAAGCGAAATTAGGAGTTGCTTTTGATTCTTCCACAGGCTTTAAGCTGCCTAACGGTGCCAATCGTTCTCCCGATGTCGCTTGGATTCAGCAGGCACGATGGAATGCTCTTACAGCTGAGCAAAAAGCAGGATTTATTCCTCTCTGTCCAGACTTTGTGATTGAGTTGGTATCGCCCAGCGATCGCTTGACCACAGTACAAGAAAAAATGCAGGAATATCGTGAGAATGGAGTACAGCTGGGTTGGTTGCTCGATCGCAGTTCTCAACAAGTAGAAATTTACCGTCGCGATCGCGATGTGGAGATTCTAGAATCACCTCTAACGCTTTCAGGGGAAGGGATACTGCCTAGGTTTGTGCTCAGTCTTGATTCTGTTTGGTAA
- a CDS encoding DUF1211 domain-containing protein: MSVETNRLEAFSDGVFAIAITLLVLEIKVPPTDTAIGAALLQV, from the coding sequence GTGAGTGTGGAGACCAACCGATTAGAGGCATTCAGCGACGGCGTATTCGCGATCGCCATCACCCTGCTAGTACTCGAAATCAAAGTGCCGCCAACTGATACAGCGATTGGGGCAGCACTCCTCCAAGTCTGA
- a CDS encoding Fe-S cluster assembly protein HesB → MRSPAVSKELQQKVLLIHDRLCSQYGCPIPFFHDLDPLSELVSALLSHRTRNADSACAFKQLVSHFPEWSAVRDAPIQEMQTAIAPCTWPEQKAPRIQQILRLISDRHNGELSLDFLAELPVTQARAWLESLPGVGPKTSAAVLLFSRLRRPALPVDSHHHRVAVRLGLIPTNTAVGPAHALLEAQLPPDWNAQQVYDNHEVLMLHGQRCCYYRNPACDRCPVLDLCSFGQARNH, encoded by the coding sequence TTGCGATCGCCCGCCGTCTCTAAAGAGTTACAGCAAAAAGTCCTGTTAATTCACGATCGCCTATGCTCACAGTACGGTTGCCCCATTCCGTTCTTTCACGATCTAGACCCCCTCAGTGAGTTGGTTTCAGCGCTGCTGTCTCACCGGACTCGTAACGCAGATTCCGCCTGCGCCTTTAAACAGTTGGTCTCCCACTTTCCGGAGTGGTCAGCCGTTCGAGATGCCCCAATTCAGGAAATGCAAACCGCGATCGCACCTTGTACCTGGCCTGAACAAAAAGCCCCTCGCATTCAGCAGATACTGCGTTTAATCAGCGATCGTCACAATGGCGAGCTATCCCTAGACTTTCTAGCAGAATTACCAGTCACCCAAGCAAGGGCATGGCTAGAGTCGCTACCTGGTGTAGGCCCTAAAACAAGCGCAGCCGTGTTGTTATTTAGTCGGTTGCGTCGCCCCGCTTTACCCGTAGATAGCCACCATCATCGAGTAGCCGTGCGCCTAGGTTTGATTCCAACTAATACTGCCGTGGGGCCAGCGCATGCTCTCCTAGAAGCCCAGCTTCCTCCCGATTGGAACGCTCAGCAAGTCTACGACAATCACGAAGTTCTAATGCTGCACGGTCAGCGCTGCTGCTACTACCGGAATCCTGCTTGCGATCGCTGCCCAGTCTTAGACCTCTGCTCCTTTGGTCAAGCCAGAAATCATTAG